Proteins from a genomic interval of Lolium perenne isolate Kyuss_39 chromosome 1, Kyuss_2.0, whole genome shotgun sequence:
- the LOC127327794 gene encoding aspartic proteinase nepenthesin-1-like produces MEISLAFIVLVLCSSATQVTAGFRMELTHVDAKGSYTMAERVQRAMASTRQRMASIAAADVSAPVHWNTTQYIAEYLIGTPSQRAEALIDTGSDLIWTQCSTCLQGSCVKQGLPFYNASMSNTFHPVPCSDTLCLANQQHTCAKDGSCSFGAFYGAGDATGSIGTEVFTFENGSATLTFGCVDKLFITPGSLDGASGLIGLGRGPLSLVSQTGATKFSYCHTPYLRSNTTPGASSHLFVGDSASLSGGSPVMSMTFVEGPKDYPFYYVPLVGITVGQTRLPIPPTVFALKPSGDGGVLIDSGSPTTALVDGAYGPLTEELKRQLNGSLVPPPAGSGIGLCVAVAQEKAVPSMVLHFSGGADMVLPPENYWAPLDGSTSCMVMENSSGMSIIGNFQLQNVHLLYDLAKDELSFQTADCSSL; encoded by the coding sequence ATGGAAATAAGTTTGGCGTTCATCGTTCTTGTGTTGTGCTCCAGTGCTACCCAAGTTACCGCAGGGTTTCGCATGGAGCTCACCCACGTGGATGCCAAGGGGAGCTACACCATGGCGGAGCGCGTGCAGCGCGCCATGGCCAGCACCCGGCAGCGCATGGCCTCCATTGCCGCCGCCGACGTGAGCGCGCCGGTCCACTGGAACACCACCCAGTACATTGCGGAGTACCTGATCGGCACCCCGTCGCAGCGCGCCGAAGCCCTCATCGACACCGGCAGCGACCTCATCTGGACGCAGTGCTCCACATGCCTCCAAGGATCCTGCGTCAAGCAGGGCCTGCCGTTCTACAACGCGTCCATGTCGAACACCTTCCATCCCGTGCCATGCAGCGACACCTTGTGCCTCGCCAACCAACAGCACACGTGCGCCAAGGACGGCAGCTGTTCTTTCGGTGCCTTCTACGGCGCTGGCGACGCCACGGGGTCCATCGGCACCGAGGTCTTCACCTTTGAAAACGGCTCTGCGACGCTCACGTTCGGCTGCGTCGACAAGCTGTTCATCACGCCGGGGTCCCTCGACGGGGCGTCAGGCCTCATAGGGCTTGGCCGCGGCCCGCTCTCGCTCGTCTCTCAGACGGGCGCCACCAAGTTCTCCTATTGCCACACTCCCTACCTCCGCAGCAACACCACTCCCGGTGCCAGCAGCCACCTTTTCGTCGGTGACTCCGCGAGCCTTAGCGGCGGCAGCCCCGTGATGTCCATGACATTCGTGGAAGGCCCCAAAGACTACCCGTTCTACTACGTCCCACTCGTCGGGATAACCGTGGGACAAACAAGGCTGCCTATCCCACCAACGGTGTTCGCTCTCAAACCGAGCGGTGATGGCGGTGTCCTTATCGACTCCGGCAGCCCCACGACGGCTCTGGTCGACGGGGCGTACGGGCCACTAACTGAGGAGCTCAAGAGGCAGCTGAACGGGAGCCTCGTGCCGCCGCCTGCTGGCAGTGGGATAGGCCTGTGTGTGGCGGTGGCGCAGGAGAAGGCAGTGCCGTCCATGGTGTTGCACTTCAGCGGCGGAGCGGACATGGTGCTGCCACCGGAGAACTACTGGGCGCCACTGGACGGTTCCACGTCATGCATGGTGATGGAAAATTCGAGCGGTATGAGCATCATCGGCAACTTCCAGTTGCAGAACGTACACCTGCTCTACGACCTCGCCAAGGACGAGCTCTCTTTCCAAACAGCCGACTGCAGCTCACTCTGA